A genomic window from Glycine soja cultivar W05 chromosome 10, ASM419377v2, whole genome shotgun sequence includes:
- the LOC114371949 gene encoding 40S ribosomal protein S18-like, protein MSLVANEDFQHILRVLNTNVDGKQKIMFAMTSIKGIGRRFANIACKKADVDMNKRAGELTAAELDSVMTVVANPRQFKIPDWFLNRKKDYKDGKYSQVVSNALDMKLRDDLERLKKIRNHRGLRHYWGLRVRGQHTKTTGRRGKTVGVSKKR, encoded by the exons ATG TCTCTGGTGGCGAACGAGGATTTCCAGCACATTCTGCGTGTGCTGAACACCAACGTGGATGGGAAGCAGAAGATAATGTTCGCAATGACCTCCATCAAGGGTATTGGAAGGAGATTCGCCAACATCGCTTGCAAGAAGGCTGATGTTGACATGAACAAAAG GGCTGGTGAGTTGACTGCTGCTGAGTTGGATAGTGTGATGACTGTGGTGGCGAACCCTAGGCAGTTCAAGATCCCAGACTGGTTTTTGAACAGAAAGAAGGATTACAAGGATGGCAAATACTCTCAAGTTGTGTCTAATGCTCTTGATATGAAGCTCAGGGATGATCTTGAGAGACTCAAGAAAATCAG AAACCACCGTGGTTTGAGGCATTACTGGGGCCTTCGTGTCCGTGGTCAGCACACCAAGACTACTGGCCGTAGGGGAAAGACTGTTGGTGTCTCTAAGAAGCGTTAA
- the LOC114371948 gene encoding UDP-rhamnose/UDP-galactose transporter 6-like: MAPASKAEKKATVDAAAWVFNVVTSVGVIIVNKALMATYGFSFATTLTGLHFATTTLMTTLLRILGYVQPSHLPLPELLKFVFFANFSIVGMNVSLMWNSVGFYQIAKLSMIPVSCLLEVFFDNIRYSRDTKLSIGVVLLGVGVCTVTDVSVNTKGFVSAFMAVWSTSLQQYYVHFLQRKYSLSSFNLLGHTAPAQAASLLLLGPVLDYWLTNNRVDRYAYNAGSLIFIFMSCTIAVGTNLSQFICIGRFTAVSFQVLGHMKTILVLIMGFFFFGREGLNVHVVLGMVIAVFGMIWYGNASSKPGGKERLNHTLPTNKIENR, translated from the exons ATGGCTCCGGCTAGCAAGGCTGAGAAGAAGGCAACAGTGGACGCAGCTGCATGGGTGTTCAATGTTGTCACTTCTGTAGGAGTTATCATTGTAAACAAAGCTTTGATGGCCACTTATGGCTTCAGTTTTG CTACAACATTAACAGGTCTTCATTTTGCTACTACAACTTTGATGACAACCTTACTAAGGATTCTGGGATATGTCCAACCTTCTCATTTACCCTTACCAGAGCttctaaaatttgttttctttgctaACTTCTCTATTGTTGGAATGAATGTCAGTCTAATGTGGAACTCAGTTGGATTCTATCAA ATTGCTAAGTTGAGTATGATCCCTGTATCCTGCCTGTTGGAAGTTTTTTTCGACAACATTCGGTATTCAAGAGATACAAAACTGAGCATAGGTGTTGTACTTTTGGGTGTTGGTGTTTGCACTGTTACTGATGTGAGTGTTAACACAAAAGGTTTCGTTTCTGCCTTTATGGCAGTGTGGAGCACTTCTCTGCAACAATAT TATGTTCATTTCCTTCAACGAAAGTATTCACTAAGTTCTTTCAACCTTTTGGGACACACAGCACCTGCACAAGCTGCATCACTACTTTTGTTAGGCCCTGTTCTAGACTATTGGTTGACAAACAATAGAGTTGACAGATATGCTTACAATGCAGGTTCTTTG ATTTTCATATTTATGTCATGCACTATAGCGGTTGGGACCAACCTCAGCCAATTTATCTGTATTGGCAGATTCACTGCTGTCTCTTTCCAAGTACTAGGCCACATGAAGACAATACTTGTTCTAATAATGGGATTCTTTTTCTTTGGGAGGGAAGGTCTCAATGTTCACGTGGTTCTAGGGATGGTTATAGCTGTGTTTGGAATGATATGGTATGGGAATGCCTCATCAAAGCCTGGTGGAAAAGAGCGTTTGAATCACACTCTCCCCACCAACAAAATAGAAAACCGATAG
- the LOC114369406 gene encoding uncharacterized protein LOC114369406 isoform X1, whose translation MFWVETDENRNTLPSPLPHKTHKPLLPIGYRRGMAKKRKSISTSLDEVDRTIYSSFSSATNSLSHLYTLSMNHQKLSFQAGERHSLEKLYQWVWRQQESGSRVATVDILSYIQQNELDYCGEEPCMSPRAPLHQQQSQPVMQVTTGAGFPVTTGFSGQTIVGQELRPEHCDNQSKNSMFSNALSNPVRQIGEGGNHPSGLSMGNGNQSTDSAAFSSNDSAMDMHAD comes from the exons ATGTTTTGGGTGGAAACCGATGAAAACCGCAACACCCTTCCCTCTCCTCTCCCACATAAAACCCACAAGCCCCTTCTTCCCATTGGGTACCGCAGAGGCATGGCCAAGAAGAGAAAATCCATATCCACAAGCCTCGACGAGGTGGATCGAACCATCTACTCTTCCTTCTCCAGTGCCACCAATTCCCTCTCTCACCTCTACACTCTCTCCATGAACCACCAGAAACTCTCCTTCCAAGCCGGTGAACGCCACTCCCTT GAAAAACTCTATCAGTGGGTCTGGAGGCAACAAGAGAGTGGATCAAGAGTTGCAACTGTTGATATACTCAGCTACATTCAG CAGAATGAGCTGGATTACTGTGGAGAGGAGCCATGCATGTCCCCTAGAGCTCCACTGCATCAACAACAGTCACAACCGGTAATGCAAGTCACTACTGGTGCAGGTTTTCCAGTAACTACAGGATTTTCTGGCCAAACTATTGTGGGGCAGGAGCTCAGACCTGAGCACTGTGATAATCAATCAAAGAATTCtatgttttcaaatgctttgTCAAACCCTGTTCGTCAAATTGGTGAGGGAGGGAACCACCCAAGTGGTCTTTCCATGGGGAATGGAAACCAGAGCACCGACTCTGCTGCTTTCAGTTCCAATGATTCTGCCATGGACATGCATGCAGACTAG
- the LOC114369406 gene encoding uncharacterized protein LOC114369406 isoform X2 has translation MFWVETDENRNTLPSPLPHKTHKPLLPIGYRRGMAKKRKSISTSLDEVDRTIYSSFSSATNSLSHLYTLSMNHQKLSFQAGERHSLEKLYQWVWRQQESGSRVATVDILSYIQNELDYCGEEPCMSPRAPLHQQQSQPVMQVTTGAGFPVTTGFSGQTIVGQELRPEHCDNQSKNSMFSNALSNPVRQIGEGGNHPSGLSMGNGNQSTDSAAFSSNDSAMDMHAD, from the exons ATGTTTTGGGTGGAAACCGATGAAAACCGCAACACCCTTCCCTCTCCTCTCCCACATAAAACCCACAAGCCCCTTCTTCCCATTGGGTACCGCAGAGGCATGGCCAAGAAGAGAAAATCCATATCCACAAGCCTCGACGAGGTGGATCGAACCATCTACTCTTCCTTCTCCAGTGCCACCAATTCCCTCTCTCACCTCTACACTCTCTCCATGAACCACCAGAAACTCTCCTTCCAAGCCGGTGAACGCCACTCCCTT GAAAAACTCTATCAGTGGGTCTGGAGGCAACAAGAGAGTGGATCAAGAGTTGCAACTGTTGATATACTCAGCTACATTCAG AATGAGCTGGATTACTGTGGAGAGGAGCCATGCATGTCCCCTAGAGCTCCACTGCATCAACAACAGTCACAACCGGTAATGCAAGTCACTACTGGTGCAGGTTTTCCAGTAACTACAGGATTTTCTGGCCAAACTATTGTGGGGCAGGAGCTCAGACCTGAGCACTGTGATAATCAATCAAAGAATTCtatgttttcaaatgctttgTCAAACCCTGTTCGTCAAATTGGTGAGGGAGGGAACCACCCAAGTGGTCTTTCCATGGGGAATGGAAACCAGAGCACCGACTCTGCTGCTTTCAGTTCCAATGATTCTGCCATGGACATGCATGCAGACTAG